A portion of the Gemmatimonadaceae bacterium genome contains these proteins:
- a CDS encoding DUF92 domain-containing protein — protein sequence MGPASAGDSESYCKPVEGERLTDIFFASAAARVLAGVAMVTVIALAARRLDSLSGSGAVAAVVIATACMAAGRTWALLLIAFFITGVGLSATWKKAKSVRTGDVVEKGGARDAWQVLANGGVLAGAAMGSVLWPSPSWQVLGAGAIAASTADTWATEIGMLSSRPPRSLVSFATVAPGTSGGVTWLGTIAAAGGALFIALATFLLKWPLHAVCAAAIGGFAGSILDSLLGATLQATRWCEHCGRATEREVHSCGTVTLATGGIRWLDNDAVNALSSLGGAIIGMLCLL from the coding sequence ATGGGTCCGGCATCGGCCGGCGACAGCGAAAGTTATTGCAAACCGGTCGAAGGTGAACGACTGACAGACATCTTTTTCGCGTCCGCGGCGGCCCGCGTTCTCGCCGGAGTCGCCATGGTGACAGTCATCGCCCTCGCCGCGCGCCGGCTCGATTCGCTGTCCGGGAGTGGCGCCGTGGCGGCAGTCGTCATCGCGACCGCGTGCATGGCCGCGGGCCGGACCTGGGCACTGCTGCTCATCGCGTTCTTCATCACCGGCGTCGGACTGTCGGCAACATGGAAGAAAGCGAAAAGCGTGCGCACCGGAGACGTCGTCGAGAAGGGTGGCGCCCGGGATGCGTGGCAGGTGCTCGCGAACGGTGGCGTGCTCGCCGGGGCGGCGATGGGCAGCGTGCTTTGGCCCTCGCCTTCATGGCAGGTGCTCGGCGCCGGTGCGATCGCGGCGTCCACCGCCGACACGTGGGCGACCGAGATCGGCATGCTGTCGTCACGGCCTCCCCGGTCGCTGGTTTCGTTCGCCACGGTAGCGCCCGGCACCTCCGGCGGGGTGACGTGGCTCGGAACGATTGCGGCGGCCGGAGGAGCGCTCTTCATCGCGCTAGCTACGTTTCTTTTGAAGTGGCCCCTGCACGCTGTCTGTGCCGCGGCGATCGGGGGATTCGCCGGTTCCATCCTCGATTCCCTGCTCGGCGCAACACTCCAGGCCACACGCTGGTGCGAGCACTGCGGTCGCGCCACGGAACGAGAGGTGCACTCGTGCGGTACTGTCACACTTGCGACTGGAGGCATTCGCTGGCTCGACAACGACGCAGTCAACGCCCTCAGCTCGCTCGGCGGAGCGATCATCGGGATGCTCTGCCTGTTGTGA
- a CDS encoding Xaa-Pro peptidase family protein, whose protein sequence is MLNPELLPPLQAALADADLDGWLIFDFHGLNPVALGMLGLEGMATRRIFAFIPRSGSPVAITHAIEQGPWRLWPAEWGRTKYSGWRELESQLATLVKGKRVAMEYSPGDAVPYLDRVPAGVLEMVRGAGATVVSSADLVSRFYAVWTEENLASHRRAAVVIARVAHEAMQRAGDAARSGSPITEFALQQWILGEFAKNRLETDHGPIVAIGPNAANPHYSPPAEESALIRNGDILLIDLWAREENGVFADQTWMGSLGQPGEREIGIWEAVRDARDAAITLLRERIPAGIPVKGGEVDDAARAVITSRGHGERFIHRTGHSIDPRDLHGSGPHIDNLETREERLLIPGVGFSIEPGIYLTGDVGMRSEVNGWIGERQLVITPDQYQKELIIV, encoded by the coding sequence ATGCTGAATCCGGAACTGCTTCCCCCGCTTCAGGCGGCACTCGCCGACGCGGACCTCGATGGATGGCTCATCTTCGATTTCCACGGACTCAATCCGGTTGCCCTTGGAATGCTCGGCCTCGAGGGCATGGCGACGCGCAGGATTTTCGCATTCATACCAAGGTCCGGCAGTCCGGTCGCCATCACGCACGCCATCGAACAGGGTCCATGGCGGCTCTGGCCCGCCGAATGGGGCCGCACGAAATACAGCGGCTGGCGCGAGCTCGAGTCGCAGCTCGCCACACTGGTAAAGGGCAAGCGGGTAGCGATGGAGTATTCGCCGGGCGACGCGGTTCCCTATCTCGACAGGGTTCCAGCTGGGGTGCTGGAGATGGTTCGTGGCGCCGGAGCGACGGTTGTATCGAGCGCGGACCTCGTGAGCCGGTTCTACGCGGTCTGGACAGAGGAGAACCTCGCGTCGCATCGGCGAGCAGCGGTGGTCATCGCTCGCGTTGCCCACGAAGCGATGCAGCGTGCCGGCGATGCGGCCCGGTCCGGCTCCCCCATCACCGAATTCGCCCTCCAGCAATGGATACTTGGCGAATTCGCAAAAAACCGGCTGGAGACGGACCACGGTCCGATCGTCGCCATCGGTCCCAACGCGGCCAACCCGCATTACAGTCCGCCCGCGGAAGAGAGCGCGCTCATCCGCAATGGAGACATCCTGCTGATCGATCTCTGGGCGAGGGAAGAGAACGGCGTCTTCGCCGATCAGACCTGGATGGGATCGCTCGGCCAGCCGGGCGAGCGCGAGATCGGAATCTGGGAAGCCGTTCGCGATGCGAGAGATGCCGCCATCACGCTTCTACGCGAACGGATTCCGGCGGGCATTCCGGTGAAGGGAGGAGAAGTTGACGATGCCGCACGCGCGGTCATCACCTCACGCGGCCATGGCGAGAGATTCATCCACCGCACCGGACATTCGATCGATCCCCGCGACCTGCATGGCTCGGGGCCGCATATAGACAATCTCGAGACGCGAGAAGAGCGTCTGCTGATTCCCGGCGTCGGGTTCTCGATCGAGCCGGGGATCTATCTCACGGGCGATGTCGGAATGCGAAGCGAGGTCAACGGCTGGATCGGCGAGCGTCAGCTCGTCATCACGCCGGACCAATACCAGAAAGAGCTGATCATCGTCTGA